Genomic segment of Octadecabacter arcticus 238:
CTGTCATTGAATTTGTTTTTCTTCCAGCTTTTATGTTTGGGGTCCAGTCGCTCTGGAAAGTTCCTATCTCTTGGTGAAACGCCATTTTTTTGAGCAAAATCTGATGCAAAATAGTACCGAGCTAAGTCTCTTTCGATGTGACCGCGGGTCTCGTGATTTAGCACCGTTGCTAAGTTTTCGTCATGCAACCACTGAAATAGTTCTTGGTTAGCATCCTTGCGTAATTTTGGCCGGCTGTTTGACGTCTGTGTAAGGTTCACTGTCTGTTTTGGTATCTTATCGCCTGATACTTGATGCTCAGCTGCAATTATATTGGATACAACAGATCTCCAGTTTGCATCTGTGTTTTCTAGCTTGGAGAGGCCACTTCGCAATTTAGGCAGGTCACCAATAGCGGCATCCACTGATACTGCGCGGCTCGATTTGCTCAAGACACTTGGTGTGACATCACAGGTTTCAAGTACACCCATAATTATTACACGATGTCTTCGCTGCGGGATCCCATATTCTTCAGCACGAATTATAAAATCAGATGGCTCAAGCTTGGGTGATGAACCCTTATCAGAAGGTTGACCAATCGAGTATAATTTGTACTTTTGGCCTTTGGAATTTGGCTTTTTTAGGTCTTTCATTATCAAGTCGAAGTACTTTGATGAAAGCAGGCCACGTACATTTTCCATAATGAATATTTTGGGGCAGTGCTTATGAATTATTCGCAAGTACTGCTTATAAAGATGTGCTCGAGAATCCCTCCCGATGTCGTGTCCATCGGCGCTCTTGTACTGCCAGCGTCCGATTGTGGAGTAAGCTTGGCAGGGCGGTCCCCCTAGCAGGACCCAATCATCTCGACCCGCTAGAGACACTTCGAGCTTTTTGTCCAACAGAGCATCGTCTTCGGATTTTCCAAGCTCAACATGAAGCACCTTTTGGGATGCGTTGTTCCATTGGGCCAGAGTATCGTCAGTGTAAGGCGTTTCCCTTTTTCCAGCTATGTAATCATAATAGCTTTGAGGTGCTTTCTGATGTGGAAACTGTCGATAAAAGGCCCTTAATGTTAGCGTTTTATGAGCGTGCTTGTCCATTTCGGCCGCAATGGCGGTTTCGAAAAAGGGGCGGACAGTGTCTCGCCCGAGCGCTGAAAAGCCTTCTCCCAACCCACCGGGGCCCGCGAAAATATCAACGATTGGGATGGGTAGTGCCACTGCAGATCATTCCTTAAAGAGTGTGTGAGAATTCTGATACCAGGTTCTAGCTACAGAGCACAAGAGCTCGGATCATCCAAGGTCATCTTGGTGGCCTTGCGGTAAGTCGCCTTAATTGGTCTCGGTAACATGCTCCAAGGTTAGTCTGCCAATCCGCTTTGGTGAACGTTCGGTGTCCTTTCGTGTCGTATGTTTGAGGTGGAACCTTTGCTCGGCTTGTGGCGTTCTAGTGCGAAGAATTTCCCATATTTTCATCGTCCTTCTTAATGATTGGCACTCAGGGCCATTGAATTTTTCAATTTTCAATTGGGGCTTTAAGTGTAAACATACAGGGAACCCCCTCTTTTTTTGGCATGATCTAAGGTGCGATTATTGCGCGAAGCTGGCGATATGGCTGGCGCGATATGAGGATTTTGATGATGAACAAGACTAGGCGTGGCCGAGGTTCCAAATACACGGATGATTTCAAGCGACAGCTTGTAGCGGAAAGCCACACTGCTGGCGTGAGTGTTCCAATGGTTGCCAAGAAGCACGGTGTGGGCACCAACCGGATTTATGCATGGCGCAGCGATGGGCGGTTTCAGCCTGACAAATCAGATATAGGCCAGTTCACCCCCGTAGAGATTGCCGATGCGGGTATGGTGGACACGCCTGCGTCATCCGGCACCAGCATCTTACCTGTCCCCCATATTGAGATCACACTTGAGAACGGTCGCAAGCTGAGCGTGAGCGACGGGGTTGATGCTGGCTTTGTGCTGGAACTGGCGCGAGGACTTGCAGCATGATCCCTGTTTTGGGGGATGCGAAGATCTGGCTTGCCGCAGGAGTTACGGATATGCGGCGCGGCTTCAACGGGCTGGCGGCGCAGACCGCGCAGGTTCTTGCAGCTGACCCTTACGCGGGGCATCTATTTTTGTTCCGTGGCCGTCGTGGCGATCAGATCAAGATGATCTGGTGGGATGGTCAGGGCGCGTGCCTGTTTACCAAACGGCTTGAACGTGGACGGTTCGTATGGCCCTCA
This window contains:
- a CDS encoding DNA cytosine methyltransferase; protein product: MALPIPIVDIFAGPGGLGEGFSALGRDTVRPFFETAIAAEMDKHAHKTLTLRAFYRQFPHQKAPQSYYDYIAGKRETPYTDDTLAQWNNASQKVLHVELGKSEDDALLDKKLEVSLAGRDDWVLLGGPPCQAYSTIGRWQYKSADGHDIGRDSRAHLYKQYLRIIHKHCPKIFIMENVRGLLSSKYFDLIMKDLKKPNSKGQKYKLYSIGQPSDKGSSPKLEPSDFIIRAEEYGIPQRRHRVIIMGVLETCDVTPSVLSKSSRAVSVDAAIGDLPKLRSGLSKLENTDANWRSVVSNIIAAEHQVSGDKIPKQTVNLTQTSNSRPKLRKDANQELFQWLHDENLATVLNHETRGHIERDLARYYFASDFAQKNGVSPRDRNFPERLDPKHKSWKKNKFNDRFRVQVSDEPSTTIVSHISKDGHSFIHPDPLQCRSLTVREAARLQTFPDNYFFEGPRTEQYKQVGNAVPPLLAYQIAQIVAEVFTQDH
- a CDS encoding transposase — protein: MMNKTRRGRGSKYTDDFKRQLVAESHTAGVSVPMVAKKHGVGTNRIYAWRSDGRFQPDKSDIGQFTPVEIADAGMVDTPASSGTSILPVPHIEITLENGRKLSVSDGVDAGFVLELARGLAA
- the tnpB gene encoding IS66 family insertion sequence element accessory protein TnpB (TnpB, as the term is used for proteins encoded by IS66 family insertion elements, is considered an accessory protein, since TnpC, encoded by a neighboring gene, is a DDE family transposase.) codes for the protein MIPVLGDAKIWLAAGVTDMRRGFNGLAAQTAQVLAADPYAGHLFLFRGRRGDQIKMIWWDGQGACLFTKRLERGRFVWPSVKEGKVSLSRAQLAMLMEGIDWRILKKTWRPSMVG